A genomic window from Streptomyces sp. WMMC940 includes:
- a CDS encoding MFS transporter — protein MPSASTGAPATVGALPSPSPEPTSSRLAPGVPGYRRMSFALFSAGVATFALLYSTQALLPALSDDFGVTASEASWTVSAATGALALCVLPLSALSERFGRVRLMTVSLVAATALGLLVPFAPGPEWLVALRAVQGAALAGIPASAMAYLAEEVRPKALVAAIGLFVAGNSIGGMSGRIVTGWVSQAWGWRAALAAVGLMAVVCTVAFRLLLPKARNFTPGSLNPGALARTVRGHLSDPLLMRLYGIGALFMTVFGAVYTVIGYRLVGAPFGLPQGVVGSVFLVYLVGTLSSAAAGRLVGRLGRRGALYLAVGTTAAGLLLSLADSLTAVLLGLVLITAGFFAGHAVASSSVSRTATTGRAQASALYQSAYYLGSSLGGTLGAVAFHSGGWAGTVLLGLLAVLGVVSITLYGTYAARARESRPMLSAAAVRH, from the coding sequence ATGCCTTCCGCAAGTACCGGGGCACCCGCCACCGTGGGTGCCCTCCCCTCGCCGTCCCCCGAACCCACCTCGTCACGGCTCGCTCCCGGAGTCCCCGGCTACCGGCGGATGAGCTTCGCGCTCTTCTCCGCGGGCGTCGCCACCTTCGCCCTCCTCTACTCCACCCAGGCCCTGCTGCCCGCCCTGTCCGACGACTTCGGCGTGACGGCGAGCGAGGCCAGCTGGACGGTCTCCGCGGCCACCGGGGCACTCGCCCTGTGCGTGCTGCCGCTGAGTGCGCTCTCCGAGCGGTTCGGCCGGGTGCGGCTGATGACGGTGTCCCTGGTGGCGGCGACGGCCCTGGGGCTGCTGGTGCCGTTCGCGCCCGGCCCGGAGTGGCTGGTGGCGCTGCGCGCGGTCCAGGGCGCGGCACTGGCGGGCATCCCCGCCTCGGCGATGGCCTACCTGGCGGAGGAGGTGCGCCCGAAGGCGCTGGTCGCCGCGATCGGTCTCTTCGTCGCGGGCAACAGCATCGGCGGGATGAGCGGCCGGATCGTGACCGGCTGGGTCTCGCAGGCGTGGGGCTGGCGGGCGGCGCTCGCCGCGGTCGGACTGATGGCGGTCGTCTGCACCGTGGCGTTCCGGCTGCTGCTGCCGAAGGCGCGGAACTTCACACCCGGTTCGCTGAACCCCGGGGCGTTGGCGCGCACCGTCCGCGGTCATCTCTCCGACCCGCTGCTGATGCGGCTCTACGGGATCGGCGCCCTGTTCATGACGGTCTTCGGCGCGGTCTACACCGTGATCGGCTACCGCCTCGTCGGAGCCCCGTTCGGTCTCCCCCAGGGTGTCGTCGGCTCCGTCTTCCTGGTCTATCTGGTCGGCACCCTCTCGTCGGCCGCCGCGGGGCGTCTGGTGGGCAGGCTGGGTCGGCGCGGTGCGCTCTACCTCGCGGTCGGCACGACGGCGGCGGGTCTGCTGCTGTCGCTCGCCGACTCGCTGACCGCGGTGCTCCTGGGCCTGGTACTGATCACGGCCGGCTTCTTCGCGGGGCACGCGGTGGCCTCCTCCTCGGTCAGCCGCACCGCGACGACGGGCCGCGCCCAGGCCTCGGCCCTGTACCAGTCCGCGTACTACCTGGGCAGCAGCCTGGGCGGCACCCTCGGTGCGGTCGCCTTCCACTCGGGCGGCTGGGCAGGCACGGTCCTGCTGGGGCTGCTCGCTGTGCTCGGCGTCGTGTCGATCACGCTGTACGGGACGTACGCGGCCCGGGCCCGGGAGAGCCGGCCGATGCTCTCTGCGGCGGCAGTTCGCCACTGA
- a CDS encoding LysR family transcriptional regulator: MAHEYSSQARLSPSSYEEDMRLLLAPRLAYFAGVARQEHVTRAAQELGVPQSTLSRAMVRLEQDLGVTLFTRKGRTVSLTPAGRDFLVSVERALGEVERAAESVRADADPSGGKVAFGFLHTMGSETVPELIRAFRVDHPRIRFTLVQNYGEAMIERLRAGELDLCLTSPVPDAPDLVARRLDEQRLRLVVPDDHRLATRKRVRLAEAADETFVTLEPGYGLRRITDALCAEAGFSPRVAFEGEEAETLRGLVAAGLGVALLPPPAVPRPGVVELTVTAPRAIREVGVAWLDGLADTPPVAAFKKFLLSRRGNLLPD; this comes from the coding sequence ATGGCGCATGAATACAGCTCACAGGCTCGCCTGTCACCGAGTAGTTACGAAGAAGACATGCGGCTGCTGCTCGCGCCGCGGCTGGCGTACTTCGCCGGGGTCGCCCGGCAGGAGCATGTGACCAGGGCCGCGCAGGAACTCGGCGTGCCCCAGTCGACCCTGTCGCGCGCCATGGTCCGCCTCGAACAGGACCTGGGCGTGACGCTGTTCACCCGCAAGGGCCGCACCGTGTCGCTGACGCCCGCGGGTCGCGACTTCCTCGTCTCGGTGGAGCGGGCACTCGGCGAGGTCGAGCGTGCGGCGGAGTCGGTACGCGCCGACGCCGACCCGTCCGGGGGCAAGGTCGCCTTCGGCTTCCTGCACACCATGGGTTCCGAGACCGTGCCCGAACTGATCCGGGCGTTCCGCGTCGACCACCCCCGGATCCGTTTCACGCTCGTGCAGAACTACGGCGAGGCGATGATCGAGCGGCTCCGCGCCGGCGAGCTCGACCTCTGCCTCACCTCGCCGGTCCCGGACGCACCCGACCTGGTCGCCCGGCGCCTGGACGAGCAGCGGCTGCGGCTCGTCGTGCCCGACGACCACCGGCTCGCCACCCGGAAACGGGTCCGGCTGGCCGAGGCGGCGGACGAGACCTTCGTGACCCTCGAACCGGGCTACGGGCTGCGCCGCATCACCGACGCGCTGTGCGCAGAGGCGGGCTTCTCGCCGCGCGTCGCGTTCGAGGGGGAGGAGGCCGAGACGTTGCGCGGCCTGGTCGCCGCGGGTCTCGGCGTGGCCCTGCTGCCCCCGCCGGCGGTGCCCCGGCCGGGGGTGGTCGAGCTGACGGTGACGGCGCCGCGGGCGATCCGGGAGGTGGGGGTGGCATGGCTGGACGGGCTCGCGGACACTCCGCCGGTGGCGGCGTTCAAGAAGTTCCTGCTGTCGCGCCGGGGCAACCTGCTTCCGGACTGA
- a CDS encoding L,D-transpeptidase family protein yields the protein MVPLGLALGAAPALAASCTTSTGPYQKQVEKFMGLKVDGRQSPSDCKAIQTFQRWHGITPTIGYAGPVTWRTMNTILAQRAAGTTPNRAGTCPTNKGRIACVDLTRQLSWIQDGSKLKYGPVPVRTGRDGAETRTGAKRVYYRSANHWSTIYKVWMPYSQFFDGGQAFHSVTKSMYNPPGSGGCVNMRPADAKAYWNLLKNGDDVYVYGRKPGT from the coding sequence GTGGTACCGCTGGGTCTCGCGCTCGGCGCGGCGCCGGCCCTGGCGGCGTCGTGCACGACGTCGACCGGGCCGTACCAGAAGCAGGTCGAGAAGTTCATGGGCCTGAAGGTCGACGGGCGGCAGTCGCCGTCCGACTGCAAGGCGATCCAGACCTTCCAGCGCTGGCACGGGATCACCCCGACCATCGGCTACGCGGGTCCGGTCACCTGGCGCACGATGAACACCATCCTCGCCCAGCGGGCCGCGGGCACCACCCCGAACAGGGCCGGCACGTGCCCGACGAACAAGGGGCGCATCGCATGTGTCGACCTGACCAGGCAGCTGAGCTGGATCCAGGACGGTTCGAAGCTGAAGTACGGGCCGGTGCCGGTGCGGACCGGGCGGGACGGCGCGGAGACCCGGACCGGCGCCAAGCGGGTCTACTACCGCAGCGCCAACCACTGGTCGACGATCTACAAGGTGTGGATGCCGTACTCGCAGTTCTTCGACGGCGGGCAGGCGTTCCACTCGGTCACCAAGAGCATGTACAACCCGCCGGGCTCCGGCGGCTGCGTCAATATGCGACCGGCGGACGCCAAGGCGTACTGGAACCTGCTCAAGAACGGGGACGACGTGTACGTCTACGGCCGCAAGCCCGGAACCTGA
- a CDS encoding thymidine phosphorylase, which yields MDAISVIRTKRDRGELTPEQIDWVIDAYTRGKVADEQMSALAMAILLNGMNRTEIARWTAAMIASGERMDFSSLSRPTADKHSTGGVGDKITLPLAPLVAACGAAVPQLSGRGLGHTGGTLDKLESIPGWRALLSNEEMLRVLDTTGAVICAAGDGLAPADKKLYALRDVTGTVEAIPLIASSIMSKKIAEGTGSLVLDVKVGSGAFMKNIEDARELASTMVGLGTDHGVRTVALLTDMSTPLGLTAGNALEVRESVEVLAGGGPADVVELTLALAREMLDAAGIKDADPAKALADGSAMDVWRRMIAAQGGDPDAALPVAREQHVITAPASGVLTRLDAYGVGVAAWRLGAGRARKEDPVQAGAGVELHAKPGDEVTAGAPLMTLHTDTPEKFDYALQSLEGSFDIAAPGTSHEATPVVLERIA from the coding sequence ATGGACGCCATCTCCGTCATCCGCACCAAGCGCGACCGAGGCGAACTCACCCCCGAGCAGATCGACTGGGTCATCGACGCGTACACCCGCGGCAAGGTCGCCGACGAGCAGATGTCGGCGCTGGCTATGGCGATCCTGCTGAACGGCATGAACCGTACGGAGATCGCCCGCTGGACCGCCGCGATGATCGCGTCCGGCGAGCGCATGGACTTCTCGTCGCTTTCGCGCCCGACCGCCGACAAGCACTCCACGGGCGGAGTCGGTGACAAGATCACGCTCCCGCTGGCCCCGCTGGTCGCCGCCTGCGGCGCAGCCGTGCCCCAGCTGTCCGGCCGCGGCCTCGGCCACACCGGCGGCACGCTCGACAAGCTGGAGTCCATCCCCGGCTGGCGGGCGCTGCTGTCCAACGAGGAGATGCTCCGGGTACTCGACACCACCGGTGCGGTCATCTGCGCCGCGGGCGACGGGCTCGCCCCCGCCGACAAGAAGCTGTACGCCCTGCGCGACGTCACCGGCACGGTCGAGGCCATCCCGCTGATCGCCTCCTCGATCATGTCCAAGAAGATCGCCGAGGGCACGGGCTCGCTCGTCCTGGACGTGAAGGTCGGCTCCGGCGCCTTCATGAAGAACATCGAGGACGCCCGCGAGCTCGCCTCCACCATGGTCGGCCTCGGCACCGACCACGGGGTGAGGACCGTCGCGCTGCTGACCGACATGTCGACGCCGCTCGGCCTCACGGCGGGCAACGCCCTGGAGGTCCGCGAGTCCGTCGAGGTGCTGGCGGGCGGCGGCCCGGCGGACGTCGTGGAGCTGACCCTCGCACTGGCCCGCGAGATGCTCGACGCGGCCGGCATCAAGGATGCCGACCCGGCGAAGGCCCTGGCCGACGGTTCGGCGATGGACGTCTGGCGCCGCATGATCGCCGCACAGGGCGGCGACCCGGACGCCGCGCTGCCGGTCGCCCGCGAGCAGCATGTGATCACGGCTCCGGCCTCGGGCGTGCTGACCCGGCTCGACGCCTACGGGGTCGGTGTCGCGGCCTGGCGCCTGGGCGCGGGCCGGGCCCGCAAGGAGGACCCGGTGCAGGCGGGCGCGGGCGTCGAGCTCCACGCCAAGCCCGGCGACGAGGTCACCGCGGGCGCCCCGCTGATGACCCTGCACACGGACACCCCCGAGAAGTTCGACTACGCCCTGCAGTCCCTGGAGGGCTCCTTCGACATCGCCGCACCGGGCACCTCGCACGAGGCGACCCCGGTGGTGCTGGAGCGCATCGCCTAA
- a CDS encoding cytidine deaminase, producing MTHGPAPAADAGAVDWGALREAARDAMSHAYVPYSGYPVGAAALVDDGRTVSGCNVENASYGLSLCAECGLVSQLQASGGGRLTHFTCVDGNGDVLMPCGRCRQLLYEFGGPGLLLETEAGILPLSEMLPLAFGPEKLG from the coding sequence GTGACGCACGGCCCCGCGCCGGCGGCCGACGCCGGCGCCGTCGACTGGGGAGCCCTGCGCGAGGCGGCGCGGGACGCGATGTCCCACGCGTACGTCCCGTACTCGGGCTACCCGGTCGGCGCGGCCGCCCTCGTCGACGACGGCCGCACGGTCAGCGGCTGCAACGTCGAGAACGCCTCGTACGGACTGTCGCTGTGCGCCGAGTGCGGGCTCGTCTCGCAGCTGCAAGCCTCGGGCGGTGGCCGGCTCACGCATTTCACCTGTGTGGACGGCAACGGCGACGTGCTGATGCCGTGCGGCCGCTGCCGCCAGCTGCTGTACGAGTTCGGCGGCCCCGGTCTGCTGCTGGAGACCGAGGCGGGCATCCTGCCTCTCTCCGAGATGCTGCCCCTGGCCTTCGGCCCGGAGAAGCTCGGCTAG
- a CDS encoding ABC transporter permease yields the protein MKKFDKDRLILGFAGPALALVVAFVLTSVVLLASGLSPIEPYQLMAEQVEFTDVQVNILNQSGIYYLAALAVAIGFRMNLFNIGVDGQYRLAVMLAAVVGASVELPGPLHVALIVLVAMLVGALWAGIAGLLKTTRGVSEVVSTIMLNAIATSLIAWLILPANLGVQPEGSNDLTTGEIAESGWVPGLELEGGTIYGFTFVAFALGLVYWFVLNRTRFGFDLRATGASESAAQASGVNAKKMVMTAMLISGAVAGLAGMPMLLGQTHTYSLSFPVGVGFTAITIALLGRNSPIGIFFAAVLISFLEKTAEGLGLAGYPKEISIIMQGLIVIAVVVSYELVRQYGLRRQQQKVGEELAAQARKNREEVAA from the coding sequence ATGAAGAAATTCGACAAGGACCGGCTGATCCTGGGCTTCGCCGGGCCGGCGCTCGCCCTGGTCGTCGCCTTCGTGCTGACCTCCGTGGTGCTGTTGGCGTCGGGCCTCAGCCCCATCGAGCCCTACCAGCTGATGGCGGAGCAGGTCGAGTTCACCGATGTCCAGGTGAACATCCTCAACCAGAGCGGCATCTACTACCTCGCCGCCCTCGCCGTCGCCATCGGCTTCCGGATGAACCTGTTCAACATCGGCGTCGACGGCCAGTACCGCCTCGCGGTGATGCTGGCGGCCGTCGTCGGCGCCTCCGTCGAGCTGCCCGGCCCGCTGCACGTCGCGCTGATCGTGCTCGTCGCCATGCTCGTCGGCGCGCTCTGGGCCGGTATCGCGGGCCTCCTGAAGACGACCCGAGGGGTCAGCGAGGTCGTCTCCACGATCATGCTGAACGCCATCGCGACCAGCCTGATCGCCTGGCTGATCCTGCCCGCCAACCTCGGTGTGCAGCCCGAGGGCTCCAACGACCTGACGACCGGGGAGATCGCCGAGTCCGGCTGGGTCCCCGGTCTGGAGCTCGAAGGCGGCACCATCTACGGCTTCACCTTCGTCGCCTTCGCACTCGGCCTCGTCTACTGGTTCGTACTGAACCGCACCCGCTTCGGCTTCGACCTGCGCGCCACCGGCGCCAGCGAGTCCGCGGCGCAGGCGAGTGGCGTCAACGCCAAGAAGATGGTCATGACGGCCATGCTGATCTCGGGTGCGGTCGCGGGCCTCGCCGGCATGCCGATGCTGCTGGGGCAGACCCACACCTACAGCCTCAGCTTCCCGGTGGGTGTCGGCTTCACCGCCATCACCATCGCGCTGCTGGGCCGCAACAGCCCCATCGGCATCTTCTTCGCCGCCGTGCTCATCTCCTTCCTGGAGAAGACGGCGGAAGGGCTCGGTCTCGCCGGGTACCCCAAGGAGATCTCCATCATCATGCAGGGCCTGATCGTGATCGCGGTCGTCGTGTCCTACGAACTCGTCCGCCAGTACGGGCTCCGCCGCCAGCAGCAGAAGGTCGGCGAGGAACTCGCCGCCCAGGCCCGCAAGAACCGTGAGGAGGTGGCCGCGTGA
- a CDS encoding ABC transporter ATP-binding protein yields the protein MNASSPSSPPAAAAVELHGITKRFPGVVANHDIDITIRKGTVHALVGENGAGKSTLMKILYGMQKPDEGTITVDGNQVSFHSPADAIATGIGMVHQHFMLADNLTVVENVVLGGEKLYGIGAKARKKIKDISDAYGLNIRPDVLVEELGVADRQRVEILKVLYRGARTLILDEPTAVLVPQEVDALFDNLRELKAEGLTVIFISHKLGEVLSVADDITVIRRGTTVGTADPRTTTPKQLAELMVGSELPSPETRESTVTDVPMLDVDNLRLTAVDPDGVVREVLAGITLTIHKGEVMGIAGVEGNGQTELIEALMGLRDPDGGVITLDGADISHAPTRKRREDGIGYIPEDRHRHGLLLESPLWENRILGHVTERPNSKNGLLDLKAARKDTERIVREYDVRTPGIDVTAASLSGGNQQKLIVGREMSHAPKLLIAAHPTRGVDVGAQAQIWDQIREARREGLAVLLISADLDELIGLSDTLRVMYRGRLVADADPATITPEELGSAMTGAATGHLEHHENGTGEGR from the coding sequence ATCAACGCGTCCAGTCCGTCATCGCCGCCGGCTGCTGCTGCCGTAGAACTGCACGGCATCACCAAGCGCTTCCCTGGCGTCGTCGCCAACCACGACATCGACATCACCATCCGCAAGGGCACAGTCCATGCCCTCGTCGGTGAGAACGGTGCCGGCAAGTCGACCCTCATGAAGATCCTCTACGGCATGCAGAAGCCGGACGAGGGCACCATCACGGTCGACGGCAACCAGGTCAGCTTCCACAGCCCGGCCGATGCCATCGCCACCGGCATCGGCATGGTCCACCAGCACTTCATGCTGGCCGACAACCTCACCGTGGTGGAGAACGTCGTCCTCGGCGGCGAGAAGCTGTACGGCATCGGCGCCAAGGCCCGGAAGAAGATCAAGGACATCTCGGACGCGTACGGGCTGAACATCCGCCCGGACGTCCTGGTGGAGGAGCTCGGCGTCGCCGACCGCCAGCGCGTGGAGATCCTCAAGGTCCTCTACCGTGGTGCCCGCACTCTGATTCTCGACGAACCGACCGCCGTGCTGGTCCCGCAGGAGGTCGACGCGCTCTTCGACAACCTGCGGGAGCTCAAGGCCGAGGGACTCACGGTCATCTTCATCTCCCACAAGCTGGGCGAGGTGCTGTCGGTCGCCGACGACATCACCGTCATCCGCCGCGGCACGACCGTGGGCACCGCCGACCCGCGCACCACCACCCCGAAGCAGCTGGCCGAGCTGATGGTCGGCAGCGAGCTCCCCTCGCCGGAGACGCGCGAGTCGACGGTCACCGATGTGCCGATGCTCGACGTCGACAACCTCCGGTTGACCGCGGTCGACCCCGACGGCGTCGTCCGCGAGGTCCTCGCCGGCATCACCCTCACCATTCACAAGGGTGAGGTCATGGGCATCGCGGGAGTCGAGGGCAACGGCCAGACCGAGCTCATCGAGGCGCTCATGGGCCTGCGCGACCCCGACGGCGGCGTGATCACCCTCGACGGTGCCGACATCTCCCACGCGCCGACCCGCAAGCGCCGCGAGGACGGGATCGGGTACATCCCCGAGGACCGCCACCGGCACGGTCTGCTGCTGGAGTCCCCGCTGTGGGAGAACCGTATCCTCGGCCATGTCACCGAGCGTCCCAACAGCAAGAACGGCCTGCTCGACCTCAAGGCCGCCCGCAAGGACACCGAGCGGATCGTGCGCGAGTACGACGTCCGCACCCCCGGGATCGACGTCACCGCAGCCTCCCTCTCCGGCGGCAACCAGCAGAAGCTGATCGTCGGTCGCGAGATGAGCCACGCGCCCAAGCTGCTGATCGCCGCCCACCCCACCCGTGGTGTGGACGTCGGCGCCCAGGCACAGATCTGGGACCAGATCCGCGAGGCCCGCCGCGAGGGTCTCGCGGTGCTGCTGATCTCGGCCGACCTGGACGAGCTCATCGGGCTCTCCGACACCCTGCGGGTGATGTACCGCGGCCGGCTGGTCGCGGACGCCGACCCCGCCACGATCACCCCCGAGGAGCTGGGCTCGGCCATGACCGGCGCCGCCACCGGCCACCTTGAGCACCACGAGAACGGAACCGGTGAGGGCCGATGA
- a CDS encoding STAS domain-containing protein: MESTRQPIVLELVGRITPADVPLLCALLRRRAAGGRAGREVVCDAARLTVADLTAVEAVARLRLTARRLGRELRLANAGHELLTLLALVGLGDDDPDLPAPVSPRR; the protein is encoded by the coding sequence GTGGAGAGCACTCGGCAGCCGATCGTTCTGGAACTCGTCGGCCGGATCACCCCGGCCGATGTGCCGCTGCTGTGCGCCCTGCTGCGGAGACGAGCCGCCGGGGGCCGCGCCGGCCGGGAGGTCGTGTGCGACGCGGCCCGGCTGACCGTCGCCGATCTGACCGCCGTCGAGGCCGTCGCCCGGCTGAGGCTCACCGCCCGCCGACTCGGCCGGGAGCTGCGACTGGCGAACGCCGGTCACGAGCTGCTCACCCTGCTCGCCCTCGTAGGGCTGGGCGACGACGACCCGGACCTGCCCGCGCCGGTCAGCCCCCGGCGCTGA
- a CDS encoding ABC transporter permease — protein MTTTTAVPAGAAPIKRARRTLSVPMILLIIAGGLALFSLVRVISGADDLTSVGQVSGALQLAVPIGLAGLGGLWAERAGVINIGLEGMMILGTWFGAWAGYQWGPWTGVAVGIIGGALGGLLHAIMTVTFNVNHIVSGVAINILAVGATRYLSDFTFAEAPGGSSKQSPRIDAITEITIPGLSDALADLQAKHWFFVSDLAGVLGGLVTNLSLLTVIALLLVPATWWVLWRTGFGLRLRSCGENAVAAESLGVNVYKYKYIAVIVSGALAGLGGAFLAIVSTGIYQEGQTGGRGYIGLAAMIFGNWMPGGLALGAGLFGFTDSLKLRGGAENVHAMLLLLAILLVLVFAWQLYKRKHWQAGICLGVSGLLFAWYGLTDALPSQFVDAAPYVTTLLVLALSAQRLRPPKVIGQPYKKGQGK, from the coding sequence GTGACGACCACCACGGCCGTCCCGGCCGGCGCGGCGCCCATCAAGCGCGCCCGTCGCACCCTTTCCGTGCCCATGATCCTGCTCATCATCGCGGGCGGTCTGGCACTGTTCTCGCTGGTCCGCGTCATCAGCGGCGCCGACGACCTCACCTCGGTCGGGCAGGTGTCCGGCGCCCTCCAGCTTGCCGTGCCCATCGGTCTCGCCGGTCTCGGTGGCCTCTGGGCGGAGCGCGCGGGCGTGATCAACATCGGCCTCGAAGGCATGATGATCCTCGGTACCTGGTTCGGCGCCTGGGCGGGTTACCAGTGGGGCCCCTGGACGGGCGTCGCGGTGGGCATCATCGGCGGCGCGCTCGGCGGCCTGCTGCACGCGATCATGACGGTGACGTTCAACGTCAACCACATCGTCTCCGGTGTCGCCATCAACATCCTGGCCGTCGGTGCCACCCGCTACCTGTCCGACTTCACCTTCGCCGAGGCGCCGGGCGGCTCCTCGAAGCAGTCCCCGCGCATCGACGCGATCACCGAGATCACGATTCCCGGGCTCTCGGACGCCCTGGCGGACCTGCAGGCCAAGCACTGGTTCTTCGTCTCCGACCTGGCGGGCGTGCTCGGCGGACTGGTCACCAACCTCTCCCTGCTGACCGTCATCGCGCTGCTGCTCGTCCCCGCCACCTGGTGGGTCCTGTGGCGCACCGGCTTCGGTCTGCGGCTGCGGTCCTGCGGTGAGAACGCCGTCGCCGCCGAGTCCCTCGGCGTCAACGTCTACAAGTACAAGTACATCGCCGTGATCGTCTCCGGTGCGCTGGCCGGACTCGGAGGCGCGTTCCTCGCCATCGTTTCCACGGGCATCTACCAGGAGGGCCAGACCGGCGGCCGAGGCTACATCGGTCTCGCCGCCATGATCTTCGGTAACTGGATGCCGGGCGGACTGGCGCTCGGTGCCGGACTGTTCGGCTTCACCGACAGCCTGAAGCTGCGTGGCGGCGCCGAGAACGTCCACGCCATGCTCCTGCTCCTGGCGATCCTGCTGGTGCTGGTCTTCGCCTGGCAGCTGTACAAGAGGAAGCACTGGCAGGCCGGTATCTGCCTCGGTGTCTCCGGCCTGCTCTTCGCCTGGTACGGGCTCACCGACGCGCTGCCCAGCCAGTTCGTTGACGCCGCGCCCTATGTGACCACCCTTCTGGTGCTCGCGCTGTCGGCGCAGCGTCTGCGGCCACCCAAGGTCATCGGACAGCCGTACAAGAAGGGCCAGGGCAAGTGA
- a CDS encoding sigma-70 family RNA polymerase sigma factor — protein MGDPATTRDLESRLEGFRTELTGYCYRMLGSAFEAEDAVQDTMVRAWKSLEKFEGRSSLRSWLYRIATNVCLDMLNAGNRRARPMDLTAATPVTQAQLTARPEITWLEPVPDGRVLPSVADPADTTVERESIRLAFVAALQHLPPKQRAVLILREVLAWKAAEVAELLGTSVASVNSALQRARATLGEYDPSDSDPADPLDQEQQKLLERYVAAFEGYDMQALTALLREDATMSMPPYDLWLRGHDDIVGWMLGVGEVCRGSKLLPTVANGSPAFAQYHPSQDGEGYEPWALIVLEVAGGRIGAMDFYLDTKRWFPLFELPERLSAGG, from the coding sequence ATGGGTGATCCGGCAACGACACGGGACCTCGAGTCCCGGCTGGAGGGCTTCCGGACGGAGCTCACCGGTTACTGCTACCGCATGCTCGGCTCGGCCTTCGAGGCGGAGGACGCGGTCCAGGACACGATGGTGCGGGCCTGGAAGAGCCTCGAGAAGTTCGAGGGGAGGTCCTCGCTGCGTTCCTGGCTGTACCGCATCGCCACGAACGTGTGCCTGGACATGCTGAACGCGGGCAACCGCCGCGCCCGCCCGATGGACCTGACCGCCGCCACCCCGGTGACCCAGGCGCAGCTCACCGCCCGTCCGGAGATCACCTGGCTGGAACCTGTGCCGGACGGGCGGGTGCTGCCGTCGGTGGCCGACCCGGCCGACACGACGGTGGAGCGCGAGTCGATCAGGCTGGCGTTCGTCGCCGCGCTGCAGCACCTGCCGCCGAAGCAGCGCGCGGTGCTGATCCTGCGGGAGGTGCTGGCGTGGAAGGCCGCCGAGGTCGCCGAGCTGCTGGGCACGTCCGTCGCCTCGGTCAACAGCGCGCTCCAGCGGGCCCGTGCCACCCTCGGCGAGTACGACCCCTCGGACTCCGATCCGGCGGACCCGCTCGACCAGGAGCAGCAGAAGCTGCTGGAGCGCTATGTCGCCGCCTTCGAGGGGTACGACATGCAGGCGCTCACGGCACTGCTGCGCGAGGACGCGACGATGTCCATGCCTCCGTACGACCTGTGGCTGCGCGGCCACGACGACATCGTGGGCTGGATGCTCGGCGTCGGCGAGGTGTGCCGCGGCTCGAAGCTGCTCCCCACGGTGGCCAACGGCTCGCCGGCCTTCGCCCAGTACCACCCGAGCCAGGACGGCGAGGGGTACGAGCCCTGGGCGCTGATCGTGCTGGAGGTCGCTGGCGGCCGGATCGGCGCGATGGACTTCTACCTGGACACCAAGCGCTGGTTCCCGCTGTTCGAACTGCCGGAGCGGCTCAGCGCCGGGGGCTGA